From the genome of Streptomyces sp. NBC_01304:
TCGGCCTCCGGCCAGCCGCGGCCGTTGAGGGAGCCGGTCATCCAGATCTGGGCCTGCTGGGCGACCAGGTAGTCGCCCTTCGTCATGAAGAGCGTGGTGATCGAGCGCAGCGCGATGGCGAAGCCGATGCCGATGAGGACGAAGCGGGTGGCGTGCAGGCCGCCTCGCCAGGCGAAGAGGTAGACGAGTGCTGCGGCTGTGACTCCGCCCAGGACGGAGAGGTACGGGAGTACGGCGTACGACGTCACGCCGAAGGTCATGGCTCCGACGGTGAGGGCGCTCGCGCCCTGGCTGATGCCGATGATGTCGGGGCTGGCGAGGGGGTTTCTCGCGACCGTCTGGATCAGGGCGCCTGCGACGCCGAAGGCCAGGCCTACGAGTACGCCCACTGTCAGGCGGGGCAGGCGGAGGGTTTCCACGACCAGCTCGTCGGGGCTGGGTCGGCCGAGGATCACCTTGACCACTTCGGTCGGGCTTACGAAGCTTTCGCCGATGCAGAGGTAGGCGATGCAGGTTGCTGCGAGGAGCAGGGCGAGGATTGCGGCGATCGTGGTTGCACGCCTGTGCACGAGGAAGGTCGTGCGGCCTAGGCGGATCAGGCTGTAACCAGCCGGGCGTACACGTCGACGGGATCCGGCAACTTCGGGCTGTGCCCACCCGTTCCGCCCTGCGGAACGATTGCCCACAGCGGTAGCGGTAGCGGTGGGGGTGGGGTTCTCGCCTTCGCCGGATGGCGTCTGCGGTGGCTTCGGGGCGTCGTTCGTCATGCCGCCACCGCCTTCCGACGTACCAACGTCACCAGGAACGGCACCCCGATCAGGGCCGTCATCACGCCTGCCGGGACCTCGCTCGGGGGGAAGATGATGCGGCCGATCACGTCTGAGATCAGGAGCATCACCGGGCCGATCAGGGCCGCCATCGGGAGGACCCAGCGGTGGTCGCTGCCCACGATGGCGCGGGCGATGTGCGGGACCGCCAGGCCGATGAAGGCGATGGGGCCTGCTGCCGCGACCGCGATGCCCGTGAGGATCGTCGCGCCGAGGCCTGCGACGACGCGGACCGTCGCGACGTTCTGGCCGAGGCCCTTCGCCACGTCCTCGCCGAGCGCCAGTGCGTCCAGACCGCGCGCGACGGACACCACGAGCACCACGCCCACCAGGAAGAACGGCCAGGTCTGTCCGACCACTTCGGTGTCGCGCCCGGCGACCGAGCCGACCTGCCAGAAGCGGAACTCGTCGAGCGCCGCGGCCTTCGTCGTCAGGACGCCCATCGTGACGGAGACGAGCAGCGCGTTGATCGCCGCACCGCCGAGCGCCAGCTTCACCGGTGTCGCACCGCCCCGCCCGCTGGAGGCGATCGCGTACACGGCGACCGAGGCGACGGCCGCGCCCGCGAACGCGAACCAGACGTACCCGGTGAGCGTGTGCACCCCGGCGAAGGCGATGGCAAGGACCACCCCGACCGAGGCGCCCTGGCTGATCCCGAGGATGCCCGGGTCCGCGATCGGATTGCGGGTGATGCCCTGCAGCGCAGTGCCGGCCAGGCCCAGCGCGGCGCCCACCATCAGGCCGATCAATGTGCGCGGCACCCGCAGTTCGCGTACGACGTCGGCGGCGTCGCTGTGCCCGCCGTTGAGGAGTGCGTCGAAGACGGCGGAGGGTGCGATCGCGCGGGCGCCGATGCCGAGGGAGAGCAGCACCGCGAGGCAGAGCGCCGCGAGCGCCGCCACCGTCCAGCCGATGCGTCGGACCACGAGGGCGCGTCGGGCACCGGTGGGGGGAGGGGCGGCCATCTGACCCTTTCGTAGCGGTACGAGGCGTATGCGAGCGAGATTAGGCTTGGCTAAGTGTACGGGGCGGGTGCCCGGGCCCGGACTCGGCACAATGGCCGGTATGGCATCCCAGGCAGCTCACGCGCACTCAGGTCCCGCCGGTCCCACCGTCGGATTCGACCTCGACATGACACTGATCGACTCCCGGCCCGGCATCAAGGCTGCCTACCTGGAGCTTGCCGCCGAGACGGGCGTCCCCATCGACGCGGACCTGGCGGTGACGCGGCTCGGCCCGCCGCTGGAGACGGAACTCGCGTACTGGTTCCCCGAGGAGCGCATCCCGGAGATGGTCGAGCGGTACCGGGAGATCTATCCGGGCTTCGCGATCACGCCGACCCCCGCGATGCCGGGCGCCCGTGAGGCCGTCGCCGCGGTGCGGGCGCAGGGCGGGCGGGCGATCGTCGTCACGGCCAAGCACGAGCCGAGCGCCAAGCTCCATCTCGCGCACCTCGGCATCGAGGCGGACGCGGTGATCGGCTGGCTGTGGGCGGAGGCCAAGGCGGAGGCGCTGAGCGAGTACGGCGCCTCGGTGTACGTCGGCGATCATGTCGGCGACGTACGGGGAGCGCGTACCGCGGACGCCCTTTCGGTGGCCGTGCCGACCGGTCCGTGCAGCGCCGACGAGCTGCGTACGGCCGGCGCGGATGTGGTCCTCGCGGACCTCACCGAGTTCCCGGACTGGCTCGCGGACTACTGCGCGGCGGACGCCGAGCGCGCCTGACGGCGCTGTACGGAGATCGACTTCAAGACACCCGCCGCGGCGACCGCGAAGCCCACGCCCATCAGCATGCAGACCGCGTACGCGACTGGCGGAAACGGATCGGTACCCAGGAACAAAGGGGCCACTGTGACCAAAGTGGCCAGCGCTCCGACGAAGAAGATGATCGCGCCGGTCCGGACGAGACGGTCACCGGGGGCAGAAGGTGTGTTGCTCACGCGACCAGGGTAGTTCCCTGCCCGAAAGGATCCGGCCGTCGGCGTCTGACGGTGAAGTAATCAGTCTTGTCACCGGCGCCGGGAACAATAGGCTGGGAGCGCAGGGTCCAGCAGGATCCGGCCCCCATGGCCCCAACAAGCGCGAGGACGAGGACAGACGTGCCTACCGGCAAGGTCAAGTGGTTCAACAGTGAGAAGGGCTTCGGCTTCCTTTCCCGCGACGACGGCGGTGACGTCTTCGTGCACTCGTCCGTGCTCCCCGCCGGCGTGGACTCGCTCAAGCCCGGTCAGCGCGTCGAGTTCGGAGTGGTCGCGGGTCAGCGCGGCGACCAGGCCCTGTCCGTGGTGCTCCTGGACCCGGCCCCGTCGGTCGCGGCGGCCCAGCGGCGCAAGCCGGACGAGCTCGCGTCCATCGTCCAGGACCTGACGACCCTGCTCGAGAGCGTCTCGCAGCAGTTGGAGCGGGGCCGCTACCCCGACAAGGCACATGGCGCGAAGATCGCTGGCATGCTGCGGGCCGTTGCCGATCAACTTGATATATAGCGCGCCTGCGCAGCAGGCTCGTTGAGGGGTGGCGGTCGGGCGACGGGTGGGCATATAGGGCGTACGACTACGGGAACGACAGTGCATCGCGGCCGAGGGGCGGTACCAGCCCCTCGGCCGCGGCGCGTGTGAGCAGTCCGCGCACCGCCGCGTAGCCGTCCTCGCCGAGGTCGGCCGTGAACTCGTTCACGTAGAGCCCGATGTGCCGGTCCGCGACCGCCGGGTCCATCTCCTGCGCGTGCTCCAGCACGTACGCCCGCGAGGCCTCCGGGTCGTCCCAGGCCATCCGCACCGACGTACGGGCCGCCTCCGCAAGGGACTTGAGGGTCTCGGTGCCCAGCGAGCGCTTCGCGATGATCGCGCCGAGCGGGATCGGCAGGCCCGTGGTGGCCTCCCAGTGCTCGCCCATGTCGGCGAGGCGGTGCAGTCCGTAGTTCTGGTACGTGAAGCGCGCCTCGTGGATCACCAGTCCGGCGTCGACCCGGCCGTCCCGCACGGCGGGCATGATCTCGTGGAACGGCAGGACGACGATCTCGCCCACACCTTGCGGAAGGACGTCGGCCGCCCAGAGGCGGAAGAGCAGGTACGCCGTCGACTTCTCGCTCGGCACCGCGACGGTCTTCCCGGTGAGGTCGACCCCGGCCTCGCGCGTGAGCACCAGCGGCCCGCAGCCCCGGCCGAGCGCGCCGCCGCAGGGGAGCAGGGCGTACTCGTCGAGGACGTACGGCAGGACCGCGTACGACACCTTGAGGATGTTGAACTCGCCGCGCTCCGCCATGCCGTTGGTGAGGTCGATGTCCGCGAACGTCACGTCGAGCGCGGGGGCGTCGGGGATCCGGCCGTGCGCCCAGGCGTCGAAGACGAAGGTGTCGTTCGGGCACGGCGAGTAGGCGATGTCCAGGGTCATGGGGTGCCTCCCGGCTCCGGCTCATTCAGTACGGGCACGAGCTTGCCGAACGCCTCGGTGAGGGCGGCCAGCGCGTCGCCGATGCGCCAGGCGGCGCGGTCGCGCGGGCCGACCGGGTTGGAGATCGCCCGGACTTCGAGGACGGGCAGGCCGTGCGCGGCCGCGGCCTCGGCGACGCCGAAGCCCTCCATCGCCTCGGCCAGGGCGCCCGGATGGCGGGCGGCCAGCTCGGCCGCCCGCTCGGCGGTGCCGGTCACGGTGGAGACGGTGAGGACGGTCCCGGCTGCCCCGCCGGCTGCGGCGACGAGGCGGCGTACGAGATCAGCGGGCGGATCGTGCGCGATCGATCCGAAGCCGAGGTCGGTCACCGGGACGAAGCCCTCGGCGGTCTCGGCGCCCAGGTCGGCGGCGACGATCCGGTCGGCCACGACGAGCGAGCCGACCGGCGCCGCGGGCTGGAAGCCACCGCCGATGCCCGCCGAGATCACCAGGTCGTACCGCCTGTCGTTCGGCGCCTTCGCGAGTGCGGTCGCGGTGGCGACGGCTGCCGCGGCGGGGCCCACCCCGGCGGCCAGGACGTCAAGGCCCGATGCCCCGGCGCGTACGGCGTCGGCCTCGGCGGGGACGGCGGTGACGACCAGGATGCGCATGGGGTGGTGCTACTTGCCCTTCTTGAACTCGAACTGCCAGACGCCCTTCACGGACTTGTCCTTGAGTTCGAGGATGGCGACCTTCGCCTTGTCCAGCGGAGCGGTCTGGCCGCCCATCGCGTCCTGGCCCGAGGAGAAGAACACGCTGCCCGGGATGGAGCGGTACGTCTTCTTGTACGCCTCGCCCTCGATGGGCTTGCCGTTCACGAACAGCACCCAGCCGTTGTCGGCGACCTCGGGGTCGACGCCGAAGCGGACCTTGTCGTCCATGCCGACCGTGAGGGTCTTCTTGCCGCCCTTCTGCAGGCAGTCCTGGATCTTGCCGTCGGCGAGGGTCTTGCTGTGCGCGTAGCAGGACGCCTCGGACGACACCGACTTGTCGCCGACCGTCAGCGTCGCCATCGGGGAGGGCTTCTCGCAGGCGGAGAGAACAAGGAGTCCGGCCGACACGGCGCCGAGAGCGGCCGCGGTCCGGCGGGCCTTGGCGGAAGAGAGCAGGGAGGTCATGGGCAGAGGCTATCGGGCGGGCGGTGGTGGCCGTGTCACCACCCCGCCGCCTCAGACATCGCCGAACACGAACTCCGAGAACGCGAACTCTCGGCCCCCCAGCGTTCCCGCCGTCCGCAGCTCTGCGCGGCGGATCTTGCCGGAGACCGTGACGGGGAGACGGTCCGCGAACTCCAGCGTCTTGACCCACTTCTCCGGGGGCAGCTCCTCGGCCACCGCCGTGAACAGGTCTTTTGCTGACACGGCGGCCGCCGCAGGGTCGGTCGGGACCACGAAGGCCTTGGGGATCCACACGCCGACCGGGTGCGGCACCGGCACCACCGCCGCCTGCGCGACCGACGGGTGGGCGAGCAGCACCCGTTCCAGCTCCAGCGGGGAGATGCGGTGGTCGAACGACTTGAACATGTCGTCGTCGCGGCCCACGTAGCGCAGCTCGCCGTCCTCGCCCAGGTTCACCAGGTCCCCCGTGTGGTAGTAGCCGTCGGCGAACGCCTTCGCGGTGCGGGCCGGGTCGTCGACGTAGCCGTTCATCACGCCGATCGGGCGCGGCTCCAGGGGGAGGCACAACTCGCCCGTGGCGCCCGGCGCGACGGGGGTGCCGGTCTTCGGGTCGAGGACCGCGATCGTGTAGCCGGGCAGCGGGCGGCCCATCGTGCCGGGCTTCGGGGGGCGGCCCGGGACGTGGCCGAGCTGGCCGGTCGTCTCGGTCTGGCCGTAGCCGTCGCGTACGTACACGCCCCACGCCTGGTGCACCGCGTCGAGCAGCGAGCCCTCCAGGGGTTCGCCGGCGCAGGCGGCCTCCCGCAGCGCGGGCGGTGCCTCGCCGAGGCCGTGCGCGAGCAGGCCGCGCCAGATGGTCGGGGCCGCGCAGAAGACGTTCACCGGGTGGGTGCGCAGAACGTCCAGGATGTCGGCGGGAGTTGAGCGGTCCGGGGTCACGGCGACCACCGTGGCCTCGGCGTTGAACGGCACGAAGAACGAGCTCCAGGCGTGCTTGGCCCAGCCGGGCGCGGAGATGTTGAGGTGCACGTCGCCGGGGCGCACACCGTTCCAGTACATCCCCGAGAGGTGGCCCACCGGGTAGCTGGTGTGGGTGTGCTCGACCATCTTGGGGCGGGAGGTCGTGCCCGAGGTGAAGTAGACGAACAGCGGGTCGTCCGCGGCGGTCGGGCCGTCCGGCTCGAAGGGTTCCGTGGTGGCGGGTACGTCGCCGTAGTCGTGCCAGCCGGGGACGGGGGCGCCGACCGCGATCGGGGTCCAGTGGCCGGGCACCTTCGCGAAGCGCCCGGTGAGGGCCGACGCGGCCACCACGTGGCGGACCTGGGCGCGCTCCACGCGGTCCGCGAGGTCGTCGGGGGTGACGGTCGTGTAGGTGGGGACGACCACCGCGCCGAGCTTCATCGCGGCGAGCATCGTCTCGTACAGGGGGAGGCCGTTGTCGAGGGCGAGGAGGACGCGGTCGCCGCGCCGGACGCTCAACTCGCGCAGCCAGAGCGCCACTTGGTCGGAGCGGCGGGAGAGTTCGGCGTAGCCGGCGCGGTGTTCGCCGTCCTCGTCCAGGACCAGGACGGCGGTGGTGTCGTTGCCGTCGGCGATGGCGTCGAACCAGTCGAGGGCCCAGTTGAACCAGCCGGTGGTCGGCGGGCGGAACTCGCGTACGGCCGCGTCGGGGTCGTCGCGGTGCCTCAGGAGGGTGTCGCGTGCTGTGCGGAAGGCGGCGGTGGCCTCGGGGTTGCGGCCGGGGCGGGGGCCTGCCGGCGGGGCGGGGAGGGCGAGGGTGAGGGTGGGGGTGGGCACGGCTGGGCTCCTGGGTTGGGCTTGGGCGCTGGGCTTGGGTGCTTTTCGGTCGGGCCCGACCGGGGCTTCGGCTGCTTGCTGCCGGGTCGTTGCCGCCGGTTCGTTGCCGCCGGTTCGTTCGTGGTCGGGGCCGTGTCGGTAGGTACGTGCTCGCCGCGGGCAATTGCAGGTGGTGCGGTACGCGTCGAGCACGTACCTACCGACCCGACCCCTCGCGCCTCGTACCCGGCTGACTGCCGGTGGGTGGTGGCTCAGGCGCGGCCGGCCGTCGCGATCACGGGCTCTCGTACGGTTGCTTCGCGCTCGGCGCGGTCCAGGCCGAGGAGCATGTCCGTGGCGATCGCGTCCGCGTCCCTGCGGAACAGGGTGTTCAGGCCCGGCTTTCCGCTGCCGACCTGGGTGAACCAGCGGGTGTGCTCGGTCGGGATGCCGAGCGCGTACAGGTCGTGGTCCGAGACGCCCTTGGCGTCGACGACGTGGAACGGGGTGAGGGTGACGTTGAGGCCGCCCGTCGGCTCGGGGGCGCCGCCGTCCGGGGCCTCCAGGACGTACTCGCTGACCGTGCCGTCCGCGATCAGGGTGCGCATGAGGAGGGAGGTGTCGCGGTTCAGGTCGGGGGTGGGGATACGGGCGTCGATCAGGAAGTCCACCACGTGGGAGGAGCCGGTCACCTGGGGCGAGGAGACCCGGAAGCGGCCCGCCGCCTCGTCGGCCGTGAACTGCGTTGCCGGGCCCGCGACTTCGACGACCCCGGCCTCGATGAGGGCGACGAGCTGCCGGACCCGCTCGGCCGGCGGGCCCGCCGAGAGCAGGGCGTTGACCGGCAGGAAGGCGCGTTGGAACTCGTCGGTGTGGGAGTCGGGCTGCAGGCCGTTGTAGTCCACGGCCTCGCGGACCACGTTGCGGATGTCGCGCAGCACGTCGAGCGCGGCCTTCAGCGGTCCGTCGAAGTTGCCGAGCGCCGCCTGGTCCAGGTCGGCCCGCATGACGTCGAGGAGGCGGGCCCGGAACGCGTCGGGGCCGTTGAAGTGCTTGTCGGCGAAGGGGCGGGCGAGTGCCTGGAGGTCCAGCGGGGGCAGTTCGGCGCCGGGGTCGGTGCGCTCGTGCGTGGTGCGGTAGACGTGCTCGACCTCCTGCAGGAGCAGGGGGAGTACGTCCTCGTCGAAGCGGAGCTTGCCGCTGCCGCCTTGCTTGATGCGACGGTGGCGGGCCTCGGAGACCGCCGCCGAGGTGAGGAAGAGCGGCTTGTGGGTGTGGTCGGGGCGCTTCTGGTTGCGGCCGCGAGCCGGGATGGGCAGTCCGCTGCGCGAGCCGGTGAAGATGCGGGGTTCGCGGCCGCTGGGGACGTAACTGCCGTCGGCGGCGAAGGTGCCGCCTCGGCCGACGGTGAGGCTCAACATGACGTCGTAGAAGGAGAGTCCGAGGCCGCGGATGCCGACCGGCGCGCCCGCCGGGATCGCCGCCAGGTCCATGTCGGCGGCCGAGTCGCCGGAGTAGTAGCGCAGGCCCGGGTGACGGACCGCGAAGTCGAGCATGTCCGACTCGAAGGGGTCGGGGGCGTTGAGCGGGTGGCCGGTGGCGAGCAGGACCTTGTCGGCCTCGATGAGGTGCGGTGTCGCGTTCAGGGCGAGGACGTGGCCGCCGCCGTCCTGCTTGGAGAGCTGCTCGACGCGGGCGCGGACCGGTATCAGGTCGACGTGGTCGGGCAGGTTGGCCGCGATCGAGTCGTAGACGGCGCGCAGGTACTGGCCGTACCGGAGTCGGGATGCGTAGTCGTCGGGGCCGAGCAGCGGCTCGCCGAACCGCTCGTGCCGCCCCTGGATCCACTCGCCGAGCGAGGGGCCCGCGCCGGGCCGGGCCGGGCCGCCGTCCGGGACGCCGGAGTACATGGTGACCTGGGCGACGACCGTGTTCATCGTGAACCACTCGTCCTGGTCGGTGCGCCAGACCCGGCCCGCGCCGACCTCCGTGTCGTCGATCGCGAAGATCGAGACCCGGCGGTCGTCGGCCGGCCGCTCGCGCTCGGTGAGGTGCACGGCGAGGCGTTCGAGGACGGAGATGCCGCGGGGGCCGGTGCCGACGACGGCGATGGTGTACGGGTGTTCGCCGCTGGACAAGTCCGCGTCGTAGGCGGGCAGTTCGGAGGTCAGGTCGGCGGGCATGTCGGTGGGCTCGGGCAGGTCGGTGGTCACGGCAGGTCCTTCTTGTACGTGGGCAGGGCGTGGGCGGTGGGGCGATGCGAACCTTCGAGAGCTGCGGTGTCGAAGGTCTGCTGGACGTGCGAGAGCATCCCGAGGAAGTCGTCGGCGCCCAGGCGGGACGAGCCCGTCTTCTCCGGTGCCGGGATCGGCAGCGAGCCGGGGTTGAGCCACTTGAGCTCGCCCTGGCCGTCGATGTAGCTGCGGGTGCGCTGGGCGTTGTCGGCGTGCAGGCAGAACGGCACGTCGAGGTAGCCGCGGGCGAAGGCCTTGAGGAAGGCGGCGCCCAGGTCGTCGTCGAGTTCGAGCACGGCCTCGACCAGGGCCCTGGCCTCCGCGTACACCGGGTTGTCGGAGAGCGGGGGCGGGGTCTGCCGGGTGACGCCGGTCGCGGCGAGGGAGGCCTCTTCGAGGGCGAGGACGTTGTCCGCGACGGTCGGGATGCGGTGGGCCTCGGCCGGGGTCTTCACGATCATGCGCTCGGTGCCGGTGGTGGCGGCGAGCACCGCGCTCTCCCGCAGCAGGCCCAGCGCGCCCTCCTCGGTGCGCGGGAAGACGCCCATGTACGAGTAGAGGACTACGTGCCAGTCCGTACCGCCGAGGTACTGGCCCGCGAGGTGACGCAGGGCGGCGATGGCGTGCACGTCCTGGGTGAAGCTGGTCTGCTGGGCGTACGAGAGGGAGATGCTGGTCAGGCCGTGCTGCTTGAAGAAGATGCCTTCGAGGAGCGAGATCGCCACCAGCAGGCTGGGCGGGCAGAGTTGGCCGAGCATGCAGCCGCCGAAGCTCTCCAGGTGGGCGCCCTCGACGCGCTCGGCGAGGAGTTCGCAGCTGCGCGCCCAGGCGTCGACGGCCTCGCGCAGCGGGGTGCGGCTGTAGGGCAGGCAGTACGAGACGGGGCCGCCCTCGGTCGCGTCGAGTCCGGCGTCCAGGAGGGCCTGCACGATGCCGACGGGCAGCGGTGAGCCGTGCCGGACCTGGATCGCGAAGGTGTCGCTGAACGGTTCGGGGGCGACCAGGTCGGCGAGCATCGCGCGGGTGGTGTCGGCTCCGTGCGCGACGATCGGGAAGCCGTTGAGGTCGGAGCCTTCGCGTAAGGCCTTGCGGGCCGAGTCGTGGTCGCCGACGCGGGTGTAGCTGTCGAGGGTGATGGTGCCGACGGCGGTGGCGTTCGCCGACCGTACGGCCTTGAGTCCGCCGAGCATTTCGGGGACGTATCCGATGCCCATGCGGGGCTGTACGACGAGTCGGCCCTGCGCCGCGGCGGCGCCGACCGCAGCCCCGAAGGGTGCGGTGAGCCGCCGCGGAACAGTCCGGCCCGCGGATGCGGGAAGGGTCATGCCGCGCTCCCGGCGAGCGCGCGTGGCGCGTGCGTGTGGTCCGGTGTGTGCGCGCCTTCCAGGTAGCGGCGGAACGGGGCGATGCCCGCCGTGTCCTCGAACACCGCCGTGTAGCCCGCGGCCATCAACTCCGGCCCGTACGCGCTGTTCTCCGCGCCCCTGATGCCCAGCTTGCCGCCGATGACGACGGGCAGGTCCGCGAGGTCGGACTCCTCGCGGAGCCGGGTGATGAGCCGGCGGCCGTCCAGGTGGCCGTGCCCGTTGACGCTGCTGATGACGACCATGTCCGGCCGGTTGGCCCGGACTTCGGAGATCAGCAGGTCGTCCGGGACACAGGCGCCGATGTTGACGACGTCGTGGCCCATCTCCTCCAGCAGGAGCTGCAGGAAGACCAGGTTCCAGGTGTGCGAGTCGGAGGACACGCTGGAGACGAGTACGCGCCGGCCGGCCTTGCGGTCGGCCGGGCGTATATCGCCGGCCGGGGTGAGCGAAGACATGGACCTCTCTCAATCAATGTGCGGGGTGCGGGAGTTGATGCTTTGGATGCGGGAGTTGATGTACCGAAGGCGAAGGGCGAGGCCGCTCAGGCGTTCGCGAGCTCGGGCTCGGAGACCTCGCGGATGCCCGCCTCGGGCGTGCGGGCCTCGGCCGGCTTGGTGCGGATCGCGAGGACCGTGCAGCCGGTCTCGCTGGACATCTGGTGCTGGGTGCTGGGGCCCTCGACGACCAGGTCGCCCTTGACATAGCTGGTGCCGTCGCTGTGGTCGAGGCGGCCGTCCAGGACGAGCATCAGCTCATAGCCGAGGTGCTCGTGGAAATCGCCGTGCGCATTCTTCGGGAAACGCAGCAGCAGGCCGACCGAGTCCTCGTCGCTCGCCTCGTCCGGCGCCCACAGAATGTGGTGCTCGACGCCCGCGCGGCCCGGCTCCGACCAGGTCGACCATTCGATGTCGGTCAGCTCGAAGCCACTGCGGAAGACGTTCTTGATGAGCTCGATTTCAGACATGGAAATGCCCTGTTCCTTTTTCTTCGAGGGAATTTCGCGAATGTTGTGCGGCCCTTTTCCCGGCCGCCCCGTTCGCTTCATGAACAACTTTAGGAGCGGGGTCGCGGCGTGGACCGTCATGCATCCCGATGGGGGGAGCGCGGCAATCCCGATAGGGCAGGTGACGAAGTACAAGCAGGATTCAAGGACTTGGGCCGGAGCCCCGGCACCATGGCCGGAAGGGGGCGTGGGAGCGCCCGGAGGGAGCCACCAGCGTGGACATCGCCATGTATCAGTTGCGTACGTTCTGGGAAGTTTCGCGGGCCGGCAGCATCACGAAGGCAGGCCGGCGCCTGGGCTACTCGCAGTCGACTGTCACTTCTCATGTCAGGGCACTCGAGGCGCAGGCCGGGGTGCCGTTGTTCCAACGCCTGCCGCACGGGGTGCGGCTCACCGAGGCGGGAGAGACCTTCCGCAACTACGCGAGCCGGATGCTGTCCGTCGTCGACGAGCTGTCCGCGGCCCTCGCCGCAGGCGGGGAGATCAGCGGCCGGGTGTCGATCGGCGCGGCCGCGTTCCTGATGGACCAGGAGGCCACCAAGCTCATCTGGGAGTGCCGCTACCGCTATCCGCGGGTGGAGGTGTCGCCGGTCGGGATGGACGCGGCGCGGATCGTCGACGAAGTCGCCGCGGGTAGGCTGGACATGGGCCTGCTGCTCGCCATGCCGGACCACGAGTGGGAGGGGCGGCCCGGCATCGCGCTGCAGGATCTGCACCCCATCGACCTGGTGTGTGTGGCCAGTTCGGCGCTGCGGGGGCCCGGCCGGCATCTGTCCAAGACCCTGCGCGGGGCACGCATTCTGCAGGTCGACACCACCTGTGCCTCGCAGGATCTGCTGCTGTCCTCGCTGGAGCGGGGCTATGGCGTGCGGCCGGAGGTGATGCAGGCGGGCTCGGTCGGCGGGGCCCTGGAGCTGATGCGTACCGGCTCGTTCGTCGGGCTGCTGCCGGCGCAGGCAGTGGAGCGGGAGATCGCCAACGGTGAGGTCTTCGTCCTCGACGAGGTGCCCCGCCTGCGCTCCACGGTGCGGATGATCTGGGTCGAACAGCCCTGGCTGCCGCCCGCGTTGACGGCCATGCTCGACCTGGCCCGGCGCACCGGTCAGGCGGCCGGGGCGGGCGGCCCGGGCGCGGGCTCGCCCGGCGTACCGCCGGTTCCGCCGGTGCCGCCCGCGTCGGCGGGGCAGGCCGAGCCGGGCGAGGCGCTCAGCCGGGCCAGCTGACCCGGCGAGGCGCTCAGCCGGGCCAGCTGACCTGGCGAGGCGATCGGCCGGGTCAGCTGAAACGACCGAACTGCGGCCGCCCCCGTCGGGGCGGCCGCAGCTCGGTGTACGGATCGGTCGGCCTATTGGCCCGGTACGCAGGTCAGTTGGCCTTGCGCTCGTTCCACCAGCTCGGCGCCGGACGCTCGTAACGCAGCGGAGCGCCCTTCGGCAGGATGTACGTCAGGTGCAGCTCGATCTCCTCGCTGCTCTCGTTGACCCCGTTCAGCGGGAGGTTGCCCGTCTTGATG
Proteins encoded in this window:
- a CDS encoding FAD/NAD(P)-binding protein, translated to MTTDLPEPTDMPADLTSELPAYDADLSSGEHPYTIAVVGTGPRGISVLERLAVHLTERERPADDRRVSIFAIDDTEVGAGRVWRTDQDEWFTMNTVVAQVTMYSGVPDGGPARPGAGPSLGEWIQGRHERFGEPLLGPDDYASRLRYGQYLRAVYDSIAANLPDHVDLIPVRARVEQLSKQDGGGHVLALNATPHLIEADKVLLATGHPLNAPDPFESDMLDFAVRHPGLRYYSGDSAADMDLAAIPAGAPVGIRGLGLSFYDVMLSLTVGRGGTFAADGSYVPSGREPRIFTGSRSGLPIPARGRNQKRPDHTHKPLFLTSAAVSEARHRRIKQGGSGKLRFDEDVLPLLLQEVEHVYRTTHERTDPGAELPPLDLQALARPFADKHFNGPDAFRARLLDVMRADLDQAALGNFDGPLKAALDVLRDIRNVVREAVDYNGLQPDSHTDEFQRAFLPVNALLSAGPPAERVRQLVALIEAGVVEVAGPATQFTADEAAGRFRVSSPQVTGSSHVVDFLIDARIPTPDLNRDTSLLMRTLIADGTVSEYVLEAPDGGAPEPTGGLNVTLTPFHVVDAKGVSDHDLYALGIPTEHTRWFTQVGSGKPGLNTLFRRDADAIATDMLLGLDRAEREATVREPVIATAGRA
- a CDS encoding methylaspartate mutase, coding for MTLPASAGRTVPRRLTAPFGAAVGAAAAQGRLVVQPRMGIGYVPEMLGGLKAVRSANATAVGTITLDSYTRVGDHDSARKALREGSDLNGFPIVAHGADTTRAMLADLVAPEPFSDTFAIQVRHGSPLPVGIVQALLDAGLDATEGGPVSYCLPYSRTPLREAVDAWARSCELLAERVEGAHLESFGGCMLGQLCPPSLLVAISLLEGIFFKQHGLTSISLSYAQQTSFTQDVHAIAALRHLAGQYLGGTDWHVVLYSYMGVFPRTEEGALGLLRESAVLAATTGTERMIVKTPAEAHRIPTVADNVLALEEASLAATGVTRQTPPPLSDNPVYAEARALVEAVLELDDDLGAAFLKAFARGYLDVPFCLHADNAQRTRSYIDGQGELKWLNPGSLPIPAPEKTGSSRLGADDFLGMLSHVQQTFDTAALEGSHRPTAHALPTYKKDLP
- a CDS encoding cobalamin B12-binding domain-containing protein, encoding MSSLTPAGDIRPADRKAGRRVLVSSVSSDSHTWNLVFLQLLLEEMGHDVVNIGACVPDDLLISEVRANRPDMVVISSVNGHGHLDGRRLITRLREESDLADLPVVIGGKLGIRGAENSAYGPELMAAGYTAVFEDTAGIAPFRRYLEGAHTPDHTHAPRALAGSAA
- a CDS encoding cupin domain-containing protein; translation: MSEIELIKNVFRSGFELTDIEWSTWSEPGRAGVEHHILWAPDEASDEDSVGLLLRFPKNAHGDFHEHLGYELMLVLDGRLDHSDGTSYVKGDLVVEGPSTQHQMSSETGCTVLAIRTKPAEARTPEAGIREVSEPELANA
- a CDS encoding LysR family transcriptional regulator produces the protein MDIAMYQLRTFWEVSRAGSITKAGRRLGYSQSTVTSHVRALEAQAGVPLFQRLPHGVRLTEAGETFRNYASRMLSVVDELSAALAAGGEISGRVSIGAAAFLMDQEATKLIWECRYRYPRVEVSPVGMDAARIVDEVAAGRLDMGLLLAMPDHEWEGRPGIALQDLHPIDLVCVASSALRGPGRHLSKTLRGARILQVDTTCASQDLLLSSLERGYGVRPEVMQAGSVGGALELMRTGSFVGLLPAQAVEREIANGEVFVLDEVPRLRSTVRMIWVEQPWLPPALTAMLDLARRTGQAAGAGGPGAGSPGVPPVPPVPPASAGQAEPGEALSRAS